The following proteins are encoded in a genomic region of Neoarius graeffei isolate fNeoGra1 chromosome 6, fNeoGra1.pri, whole genome shotgun sequence:
- the rfx4 gene encoding transcription factor RFX4 isoform X1 translates to MHCGLLEEPDMESTESWIERCLNESESKPYSSHTSLGNMSTDENEEKENNRASKRHSTPATLQWLEENYEIAEGVCVPRSALYMHYLDFCEKHGTQPVNAASFGKIIRQQFPQLTTRRLGTRGQSKYHYYGLAVKESSQYYDVMYSKKGGAWVNETGKKEVTKQTVAYSPRSKLGTLLPEFPNVKDLNLPAILPEQKVSTFIMMYRTHCQRILDTVIRANFDEVQSFLLHFWQGMPPHMLPVLGSSTVVNIVGVCDSILYKAISGVLMPTVLQALPDSLTQVIRKFAKQLDEWLRVALHDLPENLRNIKFELSRRFSQILKRQTSLNHLCQASRTVIHSADITFQMLEDWRNVDLNSITKQTLYTMEDSREDQRRLIIQLYQEFDRLLEDQSPIEAYIEWLDSMVDRCVVRVAGKRPGSLKKVAQQFLLMWSCFGTRVIRDMTLHSAPSFGSFHLIHLMFDDYVLYLLESLHCQERANELMRAMKGEGTTADSSEDMMLNESTSVSPEPYSPAKSVPSVGTVPVATSTPTSAQSPEYNSVSITSGALQSYTWSLTYTVTTSGGNPPDGGSQLSCMRSSAPVHPTSSAHRMQVYPYRDEHGYTGSYNYSSYTNQHHHAIQSQYPSLPHDAGLPTPLHYSSYHRSSAQYSLNSPMSRMEPCLMGGTPRLHATPMTPRWPDVPSANSYSSTPMHSTRYASTGDMYSSLTPRRNSEYEHAQHFPGFAYISGEATTGWAK, encoded by the exons ATGCACTGTGGGCTGCTCGAAGAGCCTGATATGGAATCCACAG AGAGCTGGATTGAAAGGTGCCTGAATGAAAGCGAGAGCAAACCCTATTCCAGCCACACATCCCTGGGGAACATGTCCACAGATGAAA ACGAAGAGAAGGAAAATAACCGGGCATCTAAACGTCATTCCACACCTGCAACTTTACAATG GTTGGAGGAGAACTATGAGATTGCTGAGGGTGTGTGTGTCCCTCGCAGTGCACTTTACATGCACTATCTAGACTTCTGTGAGAAGCATGGCACTCAGCCTGTCAATGCTGCCAGTTTTGGGAAG ATAATAAGACAGCAGTTTCCTCAGTTAACGACACGAAGGCTGGGAACCAGGGGCCAATCAAA gtaccACTACTATGGCCTAGCAGTGAAGGAGAGCTCACAGTACTATGATGTGATGTACTCCAAGAAGGGTGGCGCCTGGGTAAACGAGACAGGCAAGAAAGAGGTTACCAAGCAGACAGTGGCGTATTCACCCCGCTCCAAACTGGGCACTCTGCTGCCAGAATTTCCAAATGTCAAAGACCTAAATCTGCCTGCCATTCTGCCAGAACAGAAG GTTTCAACGTTTATCATGATGTACAGAACTCACTGCCAGAGAATACTAGACACCGTCATACGAGCCAATTTTGATGAG gtccagAGCTTCCTGTTGCATTTTTGGCAAGGCATGCCTCCACACATGCTGCCTGTCTTGGGCTCATCTACTGTAGTAAACATTGTAGGTGTGTGTGACTCCATCTTATACAAAGCCATTTCAGGAGTCCTCATGCCCACAGTCCTGCAGGCCCTGCCTGATAG CCTGACTCAGGTCATCAGGAAATTTGCTAAACAGCTTGATGAGTGGTTGAGGGTGGCTCTGCACGATCTGCCCGAGAACCTGCGCAACATCAAGTTTGAAT TGTCTAGAAGATTCTCCCAGATCCTTAAGCGGCAAACGTCATTAAATCATCTTTGTCAG GCGTCACGGACTGTGATCCACAGTGCAGATATCACCTTTCAGATGCTGGAGGACTGGAGGAATGTAGATCTGAACAGCATCACTAAGCAGACACTTTACACGATGGAGGACTCGCGGGAGGACCAGAGACGACTCATAATccaat TGTATCAGGAGTTTGACCGGCTTCTAGAGGATCAGTCTCCCATTGAAGCATACATCGAGTGGCTGGACTCTATGGTGGACAGATGTGTTGTACGG GTGGCAGGGAAGAGACCTGGATCCTTGAAGAAGGTTGCTCAGCAGTTTCTTCTCATGTGGTCCTGTTTTGGGACAAGAGTGATCCGGGACATGACGCTGCACAGCGCCCCCAGCTTCG GCTCATTCCACTTGATTCATCTGATGTTTGATGACTATGTGCTGTACTTGCTGGAGTCACTGCACTGCCAGGAAAGAGCCAATGAGCTGATGAGAGCCATGAAGGGAGAGGGAACGACAG CAGACAGTAGTGAGGATATGATGCTAAATGAGAGCACCTCCGTGTCCCCTGAACCCTACTCTCCTGCAAAGTCAGTGCCTTCAGTGGGAACGGTACCAGTAGCCACCAGCACCCCAACATCAGCCCAGTCCCCAGAATACAACAGTGTGTCTATTACCTCAG GAGCTCTTCAGTCATATACATGGTCCCTTACATACACAGTGACCACGTCAGGAGGCAATCCCCCCGACGGAGGATCCCAGCTGTCCTGTATGCGTAGCAGCGCCCCAGTGCACCCTACCTCGTCTGCACACCGGATGCAAGTCTACCCATACAGAGACGAGCATGG CTACACGGGAAGCTACAACTACAGCAGCTACACAAACCAGCATCATCATGCCATTCAGAGCCAGTATCCAAGTCTGCCCCATGATGCAGGCCTCCCCACCCCACTGCACTATTCCTCTTACCACCGTTCCTCTGCACAG TACTCACTGAACAGCCCAATGTCCCGCATGGAGCCATGTCTGATGGGTGGTACTCCTCGGCTGCATGCAACCCCAATGACCCCCCGCTGGCCAGATGTTCCCTCAGCCAACAGCTACTCCAGCACTCCTATGCACTCAACACGCTATGCCTCTACAGGGGACATGTACTCCTCTTTAACACCACGAAGGAACTCTGAATATGAGCATGCACAACACTTTCCTGGCTTTGCCTATATTAGTGGGGAAGCTACTACAGGGTGGGCCAAATAG
- the rfx4 gene encoding transcription factor RFX4 isoform X2 yields the protein MHCGLLEEPDMESTESWIERCLNESESKPYSSHTSLGNMSTDENEEKENNRASKRHSTPATLQWLEENYEIAEGVCVPRSALYMHYLDFCEKHGTQPVNAASFGKIIRQQFPQLTTRRLGTRGQSKYHYYGLAVKESSQYYDVMYSKKGGAWVNETGKKEVTKQTVAYSPRSKLGTLLPEFPNVKDLNLPAILPEQKVSTFIMMYRTHCQRILDTVIRANFDEVQSFLLHFWQGMPPHMLPVLGSSTVVNIVGVCDSILYKAISGVLMPTVLQALPDSLTQVIRKFAKQLDEWLRVALHDLPENLRNIKFELSRRFSQILKRQTSLNHLCQASRTVIHSADITFQMLEDWRNVDLNSITKQTLYTMEDSREDQRRLIIQLYQEFDRLLEDQSPIEAYIEWLDSMVDRCVVRVAGKRPGSLKKVAQQFLLMWSCFGTRVIRDMTLHSAPSFGSFHLIHLMFDDYVLYLLESLHCQERANELMRAMKGEGTTADSSEDMMLNESTSVSPEPYSPAKSVPSVGTVPVATSTPTSAQSPEYNSVSITSALQSYTWSLTYTVTTSGGNPPDGGSQLSCMRSSAPVHPTSSAHRMQVYPYRDEHGYTGSYNYSSYTNQHHHAIQSQYPSLPHDAGLPTPLHYSSYHRSSAQYSLNSPMSRMEPCLMGGTPRLHATPMTPRWPDVPSANSYSSTPMHSTRYASTGDMYSSLTPRRNSEYEHAQHFPGFAYISGEATTGWAK from the exons ATGCACTGTGGGCTGCTCGAAGAGCCTGATATGGAATCCACAG AGAGCTGGATTGAAAGGTGCCTGAATGAAAGCGAGAGCAAACCCTATTCCAGCCACACATCCCTGGGGAACATGTCCACAGATGAAA ACGAAGAGAAGGAAAATAACCGGGCATCTAAACGTCATTCCACACCTGCAACTTTACAATG GTTGGAGGAGAACTATGAGATTGCTGAGGGTGTGTGTGTCCCTCGCAGTGCACTTTACATGCACTATCTAGACTTCTGTGAGAAGCATGGCACTCAGCCTGTCAATGCTGCCAGTTTTGGGAAG ATAATAAGACAGCAGTTTCCTCAGTTAACGACACGAAGGCTGGGAACCAGGGGCCAATCAAA gtaccACTACTATGGCCTAGCAGTGAAGGAGAGCTCACAGTACTATGATGTGATGTACTCCAAGAAGGGTGGCGCCTGGGTAAACGAGACAGGCAAGAAAGAGGTTACCAAGCAGACAGTGGCGTATTCACCCCGCTCCAAACTGGGCACTCTGCTGCCAGAATTTCCAAATGTCAAAGACCTAAATCTGCCTGCCATTCTGCCAGAACAGAAG GTTTCAACGTTTATCATGATGTACAGAACTCACTGCCAGAGAATACTAGACACCGTCATACGAGCCAATTTTGATGAG gtccagAGCTTCCTGTTGCATTTTTGGCAAGGCATGCCTCCACACATGCTGCCTGTCTTGGGCTCATCTACTGTAGTAAACATTGTAGGTGTGTGTGACTCCATCTTATACAAAGCCATTTCAGGAGTCCTCATGCCCACAGTCCTGCAGGCCCTGCCTGATAG CCTGACTCAGGTCATCAGGAAATTTGCTAAACAGCTTGATGAGTGGTTGAGGGTGGCTCTGCACGATCTGCCCGAGAACCTGCGCAACATCAAGTTTGAAT TGTCTAGAAGATTCTCCCAGATCCTTAAGCGGCAAACGTCATTAAATCATCTTTGTCAG GCGTCACGGACTGTGATCCACAGTGCAGATATCACCTTTCAGATGCTGGAGGACTGGAGGAATGTAGATCTGAACAGCATCACTAAGCAGACACTTTACACGATGGAGGACTCGCGGGAGGACCAGAGACGACTCATAATccaat TGTATCAGGAGTTTGACCGGCTTCTAGAGGATCAGTCTCCCATTGAAGCATACATCGAGTGGCTGGACTCTATGGTGGACAGATGTGTTGTACGG GTGGCAGGGAAGAGACCTGGATCCTTGAAGAAGGTTGCTCAGCAGTTTCTTCTCATGTGGTCCTGTTTTGGGACAAGAGTGATCCGGGACATGACGCTGCACAGCGCCCCCAGCTTCG GCTCATTCCACTTGATTCATCTGATGTTTGATGACTATGTGCTGTACTTGCTGGAGTCACTGCACTGCCAGGAAAGAGCCAATGAGCTGATGAGAGCCATGAAGGGAGAGGGAACGACAG CAGACAGTAGTGAGGATATGATGCTAAATGAGAGCACCTCCGTGTCCCCTGAACCCTACTCTCCTGCAAAGTCAGTGCCTTCAGTGGGAACGGTACCAGTAGCCACCAGCACCCCAACATCAGCCCAGTCCCCAGAATACAACAGTGTGTCTATTACCTCAG CTCTTCAGTCATATACATGGTCCCTTACATACACAGTGACCACGTCAGGAGGCAATCCCCCCGACGGAGGATCCCAGCTGTCCTGTATGCGTAGCAGCGCCCCAGTGCACCCTACCTCGTCTGCACACCGGATGCAAGTCTACCCATACAGAGACGAGCATGG CTACACGGGAAGCTACAACTACAGCAGCTACACAAACCAGCATCATCATGCCATTCAGAGCCAGTATCCAAGTCTGCCCCATGATGCAGGCCTCCCCACCCCACTGCACTATTCCTCTTACCACCGTTCCTCTGCACAG TACTCACTGAACAGCCCAATGTCCCGCATGGAGCCATGTCTGATGGGTGGTACTCCTCGGCTGCATGCAACCCCAATGACCCCCCGCTGGCCAGATGTTCCCTCAGCCAACAGCTACTCCAGCACTCCTATGCACTCAACACGCTATGCCTCTACAGGGGACATGTACTCCTCTTTAACACCACGAAGGAACTCTGAATATGAGCATGCACAACACTTTCCTGGCTTTGCCTATATTAGTGGGGAAGCTACTACAGGGTGGGCCAAATAG